Sequence from the Pyrobaculum neutrophilum V24Sta genome:
GGCCCGCCGGGATTTGAACCCTATCCCAACCCCCCTCGGCGGGGGGTTGACGGGACCTCCCGGTCTCTGACCAGCCGGCTATCAGCCGGGCGCTCTAACCGGGCTAAGCCACGGGCCCTTCGTGATTGATATTGGCCAGTTATAAATTTTTATCCAGACCGCCAACGAGCGCGGCTGTATCAACTCCACTAAAGCTTGTGAGAAGAAGTGGTGCGGGGGGTGGGATTTGAACCCACGCAGGCCTACGCCACAGGGACCTCAACCCTGCCCCTTTGACCTGGCTCGGGCACCCCCGCCCCGCCTCCTACAATCATGGCGATTTAAAAATTTTACAGATTTTGACGTCAGCCGCATGCGCAACCTCCGCCGCTTGAGCCTACCACGATCTTGTTCTCCGCCATGAGCTTATACCAACAGTCTGGGCATATCAACGCCGGGCCTCTGCCTTTGATGTTCGCCTCTAGCAGCGGCGTATCTTCTCTTCCACATATGGCACATCTATATGCCATGTGTGTACATAGTGTAGTCTAGAGATAAACTTTTCCCCTTTTAGAGCCCCAACGCCAGGCCGTCCCCGCGTATGTCTGCAACCGCGGCCACCGTGGGGCCTTTTCTCGCGGCGGCGGCCGCCACGCCCATCCTGCTCGGGTATTTGACCAGTTGCACCCCGGGGCCCGTTTCCCAGCCCTCCTCGGCTTGGACCTCGTCTCCTCCCCTCCACATGAAGCGGGGGGCCCAGACGGCCGCGCGGAGATCCATGCCGTACCACACGATGTTTTGTACAAGCTGTACATATATCGCGGGTCTGTAGTGCCCAGCGCTTGCGCCTAGAGCGTACACTCCGCCTTCGCCCTCCAGGACTACGGCGGAGAGCGTGTGTGCCGGCCTCTTATGTGGCGCGGCTCTGTTTAAGCCGGCTGTGAAGTCGCTGGCCCTGTTGTTGAAGGTTACTCCCCACGCGGCGTCGGTGTACCCCGCGCCGAATGGGTAGTAGAGGGACTGGATAGCCGACACCACAAGCTCTCTGTCTGCGGCGGCTAGGTAGGTTGTGCCCGGCGTCGGCTCAGGCGACTCCGCCTCCCCCAGCTCTACGCGCCCCTCCAAGATGTCGCCTATGGGGACATCTCCGTCGTGTAGATAGCGGTCGCGGGCCCAGTGGGCCTTCTTCAACGCCGACACGACGTCGCGTATCCTGGCGTAGCTGAAGGCCCCCTCGGCCCTCTGCGTCAGCTTTAAGGCGAGCAACACCGCGAAGCCGAGGGAGGGCGGGGGCGCCTCGTATACTGTCCACTCACCCACGGCGAGAGACAGCGGGCGCCTCACCTCAGCCCTAAACCTGGAGAAGTCG
This genomic interval carries:
- a CDS encoding gamma-glutamyltransferase: MYAGTEFAIATESYLATRAGYEAYKAGGNAADAAACASIVLTYTLPHLGGVGGDFLALIHRGSGVEAVLGLGWAPRRVPEKPPRRGIQSAVVPGYLAGLYELHRRYGSLTWEKVVDIALGAMEKATLHPSLAYALEKYRDILLADPGGRIYLSLPGHAGEPYRIEPLLRLWRRLRDNPLSFYDEVAADLLHGYFEIDDFSRFRAEVRRPLSLAVGEWTVYEAPPPSLGFAVLLALKLTQRAEGAFSYARIRDVVSALKKAHWARDRYLHDGDVPIGDILEGRVELGEAESPEPTPGTTYLAAADRELVVSAIQSLYYPFGAGYTDAAWGVTFNNRASDFTAGLNRAAPHKRPAHTLSAVVLEGEGGVYALGASAGHYRPAIYVQLVQNIVWYGMDLRAAVWAPRFMWRGGDEVQAEEGWETGPGVQLVKYPSRMGVAAAAARKGPTVAAVADIRGDGLALGL